One part of the Treponema peruense genome encodes these proteins:
- a CDS encoding very short patch repair endonuclease translates to MDTLNAEQRSLNMAKIHSKDTKPEVFLRSALHKAGFRFRKNDKRYLGTPDIFLPHYNAVIFIHGCFWHGHKNCRLFRLPKTNVEFWKNKIERNIARDRKVISAYLDNCYRVAVVWECSITGKQKEQKLSKVTEEISLWLEEDLTENYREF, encoded by the coding sequence ATGGACACATTGAACGCAGAGCAAAGAAGCCTGAACATGGCAAAAATCCACAGCAAGGACACAAAGCCCGAAGTCTTTTTAAGAAGCGCGCTCCACAAAGCCGGATTCAGATTCAGAAAAAACGACAAGCGGTATTTGGGAACGCCGGACATTTTTCTTCCGCATTACAACGCAGTTATTTTTATACACGGATGCTTCTGGCACGGACACAAGAACTGCCGGCTTTTCAGGCTGCCAAAAACAAATGTTGAATTCTGGAAAAATAAAATTGAAAGGAACATTGCGCGCGACAGAAAAGTAATTTCAGCCTATCTTGACAACTGCTACAGAGTCGCTGTTGTCTGGGAATGTTCAATAACAGGAAAACAAAAGGAGCAAAAACTTTCAAAAGTGACGGAAGAAATTTCCCTGTGGCTTGAAGAAGATTTAACAGAAAACTACAGGGAATTTTAA